DNA from Terriglobales bacterium:
CGGGGTCGCGAGGCGTGTTCACGCGCCAGCCGTGCGCTTCGGCCAGCTCGATGAGTCGCGCCGTCTGCCGCTGCGATTTCCGCCGGATGTTCTCGACTCCGACTTCCTGAATGATTTTCAGGCCGGGCTGCGCCGCGTAGAGCGCGGGGATGTTGCTGGTCCCGGTGGAGAAGCGGTAGGGGCCGCCACTGTAGCGGATGGGCCCGGTCTCGAAGGCGAAGGGCTCCTGGTGGGCGAACCATCCGGTGAGGGTAGGCTCAAGCTTGGGCGCGAGGTCGGGGCGCACGTAGAGATAAGCGACGCCTGAGCCGCCGCAGAGCCACTTGAGTACGCCTCCGGTGACGAAGTCAGCGCTGAGCGCCTGGACGTCCACCGGCACCGTGCCCAGCGACTGGAAAGTGTCGAGGATGACCAGCGCGCCCACGCGGTGCGCCTTCTCGATGATGGCTTTTGCATCTTGAATGTAGGCGCTGCGGAAGATGACGTGGGAGATGGGCACGACCAGCGTCTCTTCGTCTATGGCCGCGAGCATGCGCTCGGTGGGGACGTGCACGCCGTCGTCGGTCTTCACCATGTGGACGCGCGCGCCGCGCCGGCGCTGCGCCTCCCAGAAGTACATCACCGAGGGGAAGTTCAGGTCGTCGTAGACGACTTTGTTGCGCTTGCCGGAGAAGTCGAAGCAGGAGGCGGCCACCGCCTGGCAGACCGTGACGTTCTGATGGATGTTCACCGAGCCTGCGGGCGCGTTCATCAGTGAGCCGATCTGGTCGCCGACCTCGGCGGCCAGCATCCACCACTTGTCCTCCCAGGCGCGCACGCCGCGCGAGGCCCAGATGTCGGCGTAGTACTGGAGCGAATCGGCGACGGCCCGCGGCATCGCGCCCAGCGAGTTGGAGATGAGGTAGGTGGTCTTCTCCAGGATGGGGAACTGGGAGCGGTAGTGGAGCAGATCGTCGTTTATTGGAGCGGCGGGCATGGAAGAGATTGTAGCTGCTTTATGCGTGCTGCGGCCTGTGGCCTGCGCGCGGGCCTTCGGCAGAGCGGATGCGGGGCCCGTTTAGACATCTTCCAGTTGGGCTTCGGTCATTCCGAAATAGT
Protein-coding regions in this window:
- a CDS encoding aminotransferase class V-fold PLP-dependent enzyme, whose protein sequence is MPAAPINDDLLHYRSQFPILEKTTYLISNSLGAMPRAVADSLQYYADIWASRGVRAWEDKWWMLAAEVGDQIGSLMNAPAGSVNIHQNVTVCQAVAASCFDFSGKRNKVVYDDLNFPSVMYFWEAQRRRGARVHMVKTDDGVHVPTERMLAAIDEETLVVPISHVIFRSAYIQDAKAIIEKAHRVGALVILDTFQSLGTVPVDVQALSADFVTGGVLKWLCGGSGVAYLYVRPDLAPKLEPTLTGWFAHQEPFAFETGPIRYSGGPYRFSTGTSNIPALYAAQPGLKIIQEVGVENIRRKSQRQTARLIELAEAHGWRVNTPRDPAQRGGTVSIDMPNAKEVCAELLKRDILVDYRPKAGVRISPHFYNKDEELDTAIAAVGEILNTMKVAAR